One genomic region from Cucumis melo cultivar AY chromosome 9, USDA_Cmelo_AY_1.0, whole genome shotgun sequence encodes:
- the LOC103498683 gene encoding ethylene-responsive transcription factor ERF021 codes for MGEPSSMRSHGAATSSYRGVRKRKWGKWVSEIREPGKKTRIWLGSFETPEMAATAYDVAAYHFRGRDARLNFPHLVNSLPFPLSSTPDDIRLAAHEAALRVRTTPAVASSELGDETSTLGLAPVTVRLSPSQIQAINESTLDSPNMWMQMSSESMLMDQEFSNGNVFVDDMQDDEMWENMHNDSLWDP; via the coding sequence ATGGGAGAGCCCAGCTCAATGAGGAGTCATGGCGCAGCCACGTCCAGCTACCGCGGTGTTCGGAAGAGGAAATGGGGGAAATGGGTGTCGGAGATTCGTGAACCAGGAAAGAAGACGAGAATATGGTTGGGGAGCTTTGAGACCCCGGAGATGGCGGCGACGGCCTATGACGTAGCCGCCTACCATTTTCGTGGTCGTGATGCTCGTCTCAACTTCCCACATCTTGTCAACTCTCTCCCTTTCCCTCTTAGCTCCACTCCTGATGACATTCGTCTGGCTGCCCATGAGGCAGCTTTACGGGTACGAACAACGCCTGCTGTTGCATCGTCTGAGCTGGGTGACGAAACTTCCACCTTGGGGCTTGCGCCAGTGACTGTCCGATTGTCGCCGAGCCAAATTCAGGCGATTAATGAGTCGACCTTGGATTCGCCTAACATGTGGATGCAAATGTCGTCGGAGAGTATGCTAATGGATCAAGAGTTTTCAAATGGTAATGTGTTTGTTGATGACATGCAGGATGATGAGATGTGGGAGAATATGCATAATGATTCACTTTGGGATCCTTAG
- the LOC103498682 gene encoding protein DETOXIFICATION 8-like isoform X1, with translation MGEKWRNYTKEVKKVIFLGAPIITALLLQYLLQVITLILIGHLDDELLLSGVSIAISFVRVTGFSLLLGMAGALETLCGQAYGAEQYHKIGIYTYSCMISLLLVCFPISILWFFTDKLLILIGQDPSISFVARNYSIFLIPNLFAYAILQSLVRYLLTQSLILPLLFFSFVTLSLHIPICWLLVLHFKFKVMGAALALGISYWLNAIFLGLYIFFSPSCNKTRAPFSSEAISSIPKFFRLALPSALMVCLEWWSYEVILLLSGLLPNPKVEASVLSICFSITYLHYFIPYGLGATVSTRVSNELGAGNPEEAKVAVKVVGVLGIIESIVVSLTLFGCHKFLGYAFTSDTQIANHIASMWPLICLSILIDSFLGVLSGVARGSGWQDLGAYVNLGSYYIVGIPMSAVLAFVVHLRVKGLWIGLVSGAALQTFLFALITTFTNWNQQALKARERALEGNT, from the exons ATGGGAGAAAAATGGAGAAATTATACAAAGGAAGTGAAGAAGGTCATCTTCTTAGGAGCTCCCATAATCACTGCCCTTCTTCTTCAGTACCTTTTGCAGGTCATCACTCTCATCCTCATCGGCCATCTCGACGACGAGCTTTTGCTTTCCGGTGTCTCCATTGCCATTTCCTTTGTTCGGGTTACTGGATTTAGCCTCCTC CTAGGAATGGCTGGAGCTTTAGAAACTCTATGTGGACAAGCATATGGAGCAGAACAATATCATAAGATTGGAATTTATACTTATAGTTGCATGATTTCTCTCCTTTTAGTTTGTTTTCCAATCTCTATATTATGGTTTTTCACAGATAAATTACTAATTTTGATTGGCCAAGacccttcaatttcttttgTGGCAAGAAATTACTCAATTTTTCTCATTCCAAACCTCTTTGCCTATGCAATCCTTCAATCTCTTGTGCGCTATCTCCTCACTCAAAGCTTGATCCTTCCTTTGCTCTTTTTCTCATTTGTTACACTCTCTTTGCATATTCCCATTTGTTGGCTTCTTGTTCTTCATTTCAAGTTTAAAGTTATGGGAGCTGCTTTGGCTCTTGGCATATCTTATTGGCTCAATGCTATTTTTCTTGGTCTTTATATCTTCTTCTCTCCTTCTTGTAACAAGACTCGAGCTCCGTTCTCAAGTGAGGCTATCTCGAGTATCCCTAAGTTCTTTCGGCTTGCCCTTCCTTCTGCCTTGATGGTTTG CCTTGAGTGGTGGTCTTATGAGGTTATTCTTTTGCTTTCTGGGCTTTTACCAAATCCTAAGGTGGAGGCTTCTGTGCTTTCTATATg TTTCTCAATCACTTATTTGCATTATTTCATACCATATGGGTTGGGGGCCACAGTAAG cACAAGAGTATCAAATGAACTAGGAGCTGGAAATCCAGAGGAAGCTAAAGTAGCAGTGAAGGTAGTGGGAGTTCttggaatcattgaatcaattgTTGTGAGTTTAACTCTGTTTGGATGTCACAAGTTCTTGGGATATGCATTCACAAGTGACACTCAAATTGCCAATCACATTGCTTCCATGTGGCCTTTGATTTGCCTCTCCATTCTCATTGATAGTTTCCTTGGTGTTCTTTCAG gTGTTGCAAGAGGAAGTGGATGGCAAGATTTAGGGGCATATGTGAATTTGGGATCATATTATATAGTTGGGATTCCAATGTCAGCAGTGTTGGCTTTTGTTGTACATTTGAGAGTCAAAGGGCTTTGGATTGGTTTGGTTTCTGGAGCTGCTCTTCAAACCTTTCTTTTTGCTCTCATTACCACTTTCACTAATTGGAATCAACag GCCTTAAAAGCAAGGGAAAGGGCTCTTGAAGGAAATACCTAA